TGCCGGTGGGATTGCTGCGCGATGCGACTTACCAGAGCGGGGTGCAGCAACTCAGGGCGGGCGACCGGCTGCTGGTGGTGACCGACGGCGTGACCGAGGCGGAGAACCGCACCGGAGATTTCTTCGGCTACGAGCGCCTGGAAGAGGCCGCGAAAACGCAGGAGCTGGAGGGGATCTACGACTCCGTCCGGGCATACGCCGAAGGCGTTCCGTTCAATGACGATTGCACCATCTTCGAGCTGACCTACCACTAGTTCCTTCTTCCAACGCGATAGGGATGGTTCGACTCGGTCGCGGCGACCTCGCTCACCATGACTCCAAAGCGGGGGTACATGTACCAATTTCGCGGGCGAGGCCGGCAACCTTATTGCCCGAATCTGCATTAATGCTCATAGGCCACCTCGCCGGTGCGGGGTGATCGTCGCCGGAAAGGCAGGATATGAGCGTGCACAGCATCGGACACATCCCAGACGGCAAGCGTGTCGAGCAGGAACGCCGCTGCTTCCAGGCGGCGCTCGATGAATATCTTTCGGCGCTCGACCGCGCATCCAGCTCAGCGCTTCCGGAGAAGAGGCGGACACTGCTCGCCGCCTACGCCGAGTTCCGCTACCAGACCGGCGGCGGGACGCATTGCACCACCTGCCGCGCGCCGGTGCGGCACGCGATGACGGTGGAGGTGCAGCGCGCGAACGGCGAGACCGCGAACTTTGCCGCGCTCTGCACGCGCTGCCTCGAGGCCGAGAAGGCTCAGGCGCAGCGCGTGACGCTGCGGGTGGGGCCGGTGGAGTACGAGACCATCACCCCAACCGCTGCGGACGAGCGTGAGACTCCGCCGGTGCGACGCGATTGGGCGGCATGAGCGCTTCGTGGCGCCATGCTCCGGCGCTCCAAGAGCAGATTCCTCGGTCGCACTCCCTCGCCCGCTGCCGCCGACGCGGCCACGCTCACTCGGAATGGCAGTCCACCATGAGGCGAGGGTTCGGCCGCTTAGTGTAGAGTGTCTGGTTTCCTGCGCTTCTTTATCCGGCACCTGTTTTGCCGAGACATGTCCACTAAGACCCGGAGGACCCCAGGCCGATGCGTCTGACCCGCGCTCCGTTCACATTCTTCTTATCCCTGCTTCTTCTCGCCAGTCTCAATGCGCTCGCGCAGCATGCTGTGCCGGCAGGTATTTCCGGCTTTCGGGATGCGGCGGAGCAGCGCGCGCTCGACCAGAAGTTCATCGCCGTCCCCGATCCCAAGCGGGCGGAGGAACATCTGCGCACGCTGACAGCGAAGCCGCACCTCGCCGGAACTCCGGAAGACAAAGCCACCGCCGACTATGTGGCACAGAAGTTCCGCGAAGCGGGGCTCGAGACGCAGATCGTGGAATACAAGGTGTGGCTGAATCATCCGCGCGAGGTCAGCGTGGACGTGACTGCGCCACCGGGGGTGAAGATGCACGGCCCCACGCGCGAGCACGTGGAAGGCGATCCCTACCAGGATGACGCGCGCGTGATCCCGCCGATGAACGGTTCGTCGCCCTCGGGTGACGTGGAGGCCGAGGTCATTTACGCGAACTATGGCCGGCCGGAAGATTTCGCGAAGTTGAAGGAGCTCGGCGTCGATGTCCGCGGCAAGATCGTGATCGTGCGCTACGGCGCGAACTATCGCGGCGTGAAGGTGTACGACGCGGAGCTGGCGGGCGCGGCGGGCGTGATCATCTACTCCGACCCGATCGACGATGGCTATTACAAAGGGGACGCGTATCCGAAGGGACCGTGGCGTCCAGCGACGGGCGCGCAGCGCGGCTCGGTCGAGTACATGTTCAAGTATCCGGGCGACGTGACCACACCAAGTCTGGCGTCGGTGCCGGACCTGCCGGCGGGCCAGCGTACGCCGCCGGAGAAAGCGGTCGCGCTGCCGAAGATCCCGAGCACGCCGCTCTCCTATCAGGATGCGCAGCCCATCCTCGCGAACCTGGCGGGGCCGGCCTCGCCGCGCGAGTGGCAGGGCGCGCTGCCATTCACCTATCACGTTGGTCCGGGGCCGGTGCGGGTGAAGGTCCATCTGCGCTTCGACTATGCGTATCGCACGATATGGGATGTGATCGGGGTGGCGCGCGGCACTGAGCTACCCGAAGAGTGGGTGGTGGCGGGAAACCATCGCGATGCGTGGGTCTACGGCGCGGTCGATCCCAACAGCGGTACGGCGGCGATGCTCGAGGCGGTACACGGCATCGGCGCGCTGTTGAATTCAGGGTGGAAGCCGAAGCGCACCATCGTGTTCGGCAGCTGGGACGCGGAAGAGCACGGGCTGATCGGCTCGACCGAGTGGGCGGAGCAGAATGAGAGATCGCTGGCCAACGCGGTGGCGTACTTCAACACCGATTCAGCGGTGAGCGGACCGAAGTTCGGCGCGTCGGCGGTGCCAACGCTGAAGCAGTTCATCCGCGAAGTCACGCAGGCGGTGCCCGCGGCAAAAGGGCCGGGTACGGTCTACGACGTCTGGAAAGCGGAGAAAGAGAAGGAAGGTCAGGAGAAAGAGAAGAAGGATAAAGGGACCGAGAACACCGGTTCGCCGCGCCGCGAGCCGGCGGCGCGCGGCAAAGACGTTGCCGTGGGTGACCTGGGTTCGGGTTCGGACTACACCCCCTTCTTCCAGCACCTGGGGATCCCGTCGACGGACATCGCGTCGAACGGCGACTACGGCGTCTACCACTCGGTATTCGACAACTTTGCGTGGTTCAAGAAGTTCGCCGACCCCGACTTCACCATCGAGCAGGAGATGGCGCGCGTGTTCGGCATCGAGGTCCTGCACATGGCACAGGCGGACGTGCTGCCCTTCGATTACGAGACCTACGGCGACGAGCTGACCCAGTATCTCGACGCGGCGGAGAAAAAGGCACAGAGTAAGTTTGGCGCGCAGGCACCGTCGTTCGCGGCCGCGCGCACGGCGGCGCAGCGCTTCGGCGCGGCGGGTAAGGCAACGGGCGCGGCGCAGAAGGATCCGCCGGCAGACGCGCGCAAGCTGAACGCCGCGCTGCATGGCGCGGAGCGCGCGCTGCTGGTGCCGGAAGGCTTGCCGAACCGTCCGTGGTTCAAGCACGCTATCTATGCGCCGGGTGAGTTCACCGGTTATGCGGCGGTGGTGATCCCAGGCGTGAACGAAGGCATCGATGCGGGCGACCTGGCGCGCACGACCAAGCAGTTGGAGACGCTGGCCGGCGCGGTGAACCGGGCGGCGCAAGTGCTGGAGAGCTACCGCTGACCGCGCGGCGGGTAGTCCTTGCGTAACGTTGACGCGCGGGGGCGACGCTGTGGTAGAGTCCGCGGGAAATGCCGATCATCTGGGAAGAGCGCATCTCGAGCCTGATCGCGGCGGGCGGATTGATCTGGTTCGTCCGGGTCACCTCCGCGAACTTTACGGGCTTCGACAAGATGCAGCTGCCGATGAACGCGATGTACGTTATCGCGATCGGCGTGGTGCTCTGGCTGCACGCCAAGTGGCGGCGGTCTACAAACGTGCATCACGCGTAAGGACAGGCCTGAAGCCCGCTACGCTCCGAATAGTCACGGCAAGACCCGGGTTTGGGCATCAACGACCCGCCGGACACGGCGAATGAACGTCTTTCAAAATGAACGGCGGGCGGGATGCAGCCTCCGACCCTCTACTCTGCTTCTAACCCGGTAGCCACTCTCCGGACCCTTGGCCACGCCGGAACTTCGTCTAGAATCTATATAGCTTGAGGAATGGGTATGCCCGTCGCACGCATTTATACCCGCGTCCCGGAAGAAAGCACTGAGCTGGTCGAGCGCCTACGCGCGCGTGGCTACACGATCGAACTGGTGGATCCGGGAGATTTTCGCGTCACTCCGGCCGAGCTCGAGATCCGGCTGGACCGAATGAAGCCGGCGGAAGCGTTCGCCGCCGCCGCCGAGTTTGGACGCAAGCAGAGGTCCGAGCAGAACGGCGTGGAAATATTCGTGGCGGAAGGCGTGTCGGTGGACGAGGCCGCGTTACACGCCGCACGGAGTGGCGCGGTGCAGCGTGGCAACATCGTGCTCGACGGATTGAAGCGGCTGATCGCGCCGTTTCGCAGGCTAGGGGCCGAGGCGCATGCCACGCGTCTAGCCCGGAGGCAGCAGGTCATCGAGCGAGAGGCGGAGCGAGAGGCGGAGCGCGAGGCCGCCGCGGAAGCGACGCAGCAGCAGCGCGCGGAAGCTAAGGCGGCCGCCCGCGCGGAGCGCGAACAGCGCGAGGCGGCGGTGCGGGCAGAGAGCGAACAGCGCGAAGCGGCGGTGCGGGCAGAGAGCGAACAGCGCGAAGCGGCAGCGTGGGCACAGGAAGCGCGGCTGCGCGAAGAAGAAGCTCGCCGGACGGCGGAGCGTGAGGCCACGATCGCGCGGGAGCGCGAGGAAGACGCCAGGCGACAGGAAGAAGAAGCGCACCGGCGGGCAGAGCGCGCGGCATTGCTCGCGCGCGAGCAGGAAGAACAAGCCCGCGCGGAGCGCGAGCGCGCGGAAGTCGCGCGCCGGATGGAAGCCGAAGCGGAGCAGCGCCGGCAACACGCCGAAGCGGCTACAAGATCAGCGGCAGCGGCAGCGGCGGAGCAGGAGCGGCCGGAGAACGAACGTCCGGAGCGCGAGCGGCCGGCGGCGGAGCCGGTGGCGGTTCCGGTAGCGGCGGAGCGGCCGGTCAGGCCGCGCGAGGTCACGGCCGCGGGAGCGCGGCGTCCGCGGGTTGCTCCATCGCGGTATGCGCCGCGCGAGATGGAAGGCAACGAGGGCAGCCGGGTGATGAAGCGCGCCTTCGTGGCGGCAGCGTGCATCGCGATCTTGGCGGCGATCGGATGGGGCGCGTACGAAAACCGCATCCCGGCATCGCCACTCTCGAACTCCGACCGGGTGCGCGGGACGGGGATCCAGCAGGATGTGCCGTTCGGTTCGGCCCGGATCAATGCTAGCGGACAGCAGCAGCCGCGTCCGGTGGCGCAGCCGGCAGCGAAGCTGGCGCCGGCGGTGAAGCCGGCGCAGACCGCGCAAGCAGCGCAGCCGAAGCCCGCGGGCGCAAAGCCTGCGAGCTCAAAGCCGGGGGCGGGTACGCCGAAGCGCACGCAGCGCTTTGCGGCGGACAGCTCCGAGGTAGATATGGTCGCGGAAGATCAGGTGATCTATCACGTTGCGCCGAAGAGATCGACGAGCCGGGCGGCGGCGCAGCCGGCGCCGGTGGAGAAGATATCGGACATGGAGTGAAGAGGTGGGAACAACAACGGCCGCGCTTGGGCGCGGCCATTTTTTTTTGGCGGGCGAGCCGCTCTGCTGCACCCCAGCAAAGCGGCGGCAGGATGCCGCCGCGCCAGCCGGCGGGACGCCAGCGCTACAACTAACGGTTGGTCGTGCCGCCGATGGAGACCAGCTTCTCGATGAGCTCGGTGTAGTCCTTCTTCTCCAGGCCGTGGACCTGCTTGTTGTACTCGTCGATCTTCGAGGAGTAGTTCATCGAGCAGAACTTCGGGCCGCACATCGAGCAGAAGGCCGCGTCTTTAAAGTGCTCGTCCGGCAAGGTCTCATCGTGCATGGAGCGTGCGGTCTCAGGATCGAGTGAGAGCTCGAACTGCTTGTTCCAGTCGAAGGTGTAGCGCGCGTAGCTGAGGGCATCGTCACGGTCGCGCGCGCCGGGCCGGTGGCGCGCGATGTCGGCGGCGTGCGCGGCGATCTTGTAGGCGATAATGCCGTCTTTCACGTCCTTTTCGTTGGGCAGGCCGAGGTGCTCTTTCGGCGTGACGTAGCAGAGCATGGAGGCGCCGTACCATCCGATCATCGCCGCGCCGATGGCGCTCGTGATGTGATCGTAGCCGGGTGCGATGTCGGTGACGAGCGGGCCGAGCGTGTAGAAGGGCGCTTCGTAGCACCACTCGTGTTCTTTCTCCACCTGCTCCTTGATCTTGTCCATGGGGATGTGTCCGGGACCTTCGATCATGGTCTGGACGTCATACTCCCAGGCTTTCTTGGTGAGTTCGCCGAGAGTGCGGAGTTCCGCGAACTGGGCTTCGTCGGAAGCGTCGGCGATGCAGCCGGGACGGAGTCCATCGCCGAGCGAGAATGAGACGTCGTACTTGCGGAAGATCTTGCAGACATCGTCGAAGCGCTCGTAGAGGAAATTCTGCTTGTGGTGGTGGGCCATCCACTGCGCGAGGATGGCGCCGCCGCGCGAGACGATCCCGGTGATGCGCTTCGAGACCAGCGGCAGGTACTGCACCAGCACGCCGGCGTGGATGGTCATGTAATCCACGCCCTGCTGTGCCTGCTCTTCGATGACCTCGAGCAGGATGTCAGCCGTGAGGTCTTCCAGGCGCTTCACGCGCGCGATGGCTTCGTAGATGGGCACGGTGCCGATGGGCACGGGCGAGTGCCGCAGGATGGCATTGCGGATCTCGGGGATATCGCCGCCGGTGGAGAGGTCCATCACGGTGTCGGCGCCAAAGTGCACGGCGGTGTGGAGTTTTTTGAGCTCTTCGGCGATATCGGAGGTCA
The genomic region above belongs to Acidobacteriota bacterium and contains:
- a CDS encoding M28 family metallopeptidase → MRLTRAPFTFFLSLLLLASLNALAQHAVPAGISGFRDAAEQRALDQKFIAVPDPKRAEEHLRTLTAKPHLAGTPEDKATADYVAQKFREAGLETQIVEYKVWLNHPREVSVDVTAPPGVKMHGPTREHVEGDPYQDDARVIPPMNGSSPSGDVEAEVIYANYGRPEDFAKLKELGVDVRGKIVIVRYGANYRGVKVYDAELAGAAGVIIYSDPIDDGYYKGDAYPKGPWRPATGAQRGSVEYMFKYPGDVTTPSLASVPDLPAGQRTPPEKAVALPKIPSTPLSYQDAQPILANLAGPASPREWQGALPFTYHVGPGPVRVKVHLRFDYAYRTIWDVIGVARGTELPEEWVVAGNHRDAWVYGAVDPNSGTAAMLEAVHGIGALLNSGWKPKRTIVFGSWDAEEHGLIGSTEWAEQNERSLANAVAYFNTDSAVSGPKFGASAVPTLKQFIREVTQAVPAAKGPGTVYDVWKAEKEKEGQEKEKKDKGTENTGSPRREPAARGKDVAVGDLGSGSDYTPFFQHLGIPSTDIASNGDYGVYHSVFDNFAWFKKFADPDFTIEQEMARVFGIEVLHMAQADVLPFDYETYGDELTQYLDAAEKKAQSKFGAQAPSFAAARTAAQRFGAAGKATGAAQKDPPADARKLNAALHGAERALLVPEGLPNRPWFKHAIYAPGEFTGYAAVVIPGVNEGIDAGDLARTTKQLETLAGAVNRAAQVLESYR
- the thiC gene encoding phosphomethylpyrimidine synthase ThiC, producing the protein MHFARQGVVTEEMDYVARREKLAPELVRDEVARGRMIIPANVNHPELEPMAIGVASLCKINANIGNSAVTSDIAEELKKLHTAVHFGADTVMDLSTGGDIPEIRNAILRHSPVPIGTVPIYEAIARVKRLEDLTADILLEVIEEQAQQGVDYMTIHAGVLVQYLPLVSKRITGIVSRGGAILAQWMAHHHKQNFLYERFDDVCKIFRKYDVSFSLGDGLRPGCIADASDEAQFAELRTLGELTKKAWEYDVQTMIEGPGHIPMDKIKEQVEKEHEWCYEAPFYTLGPLVTDIAPGYDHITSAIGAAMIGWYGASMLCYVTPKEHLGLPNEKDVKDGIIAYKIAAHAADIARHRPGARDRDDALSYARYTFDWNKQFELSLDPETARSMHDETLPDEHFKDAAFCSMCGPKFCSMNYSSKIDEYNKQVHGLEKKDYTELIEKLVSIGGTTNR